Proteins found in one Quercus robur chromosome 2, dhQueRobu3.1, whole genome shotgun sequence genomic segment:
- the LOC126713174 gene encoding caffeic acid 3-O-methyltransferase 1-like, translated as MSSKESQIGASTNEEDSLSQYAMQLATASVLPMVLKAAVELGVLEILDRAGPGALLSTSQIASQLPTHSNQDKSLLLDCMLKLLASHAVLTCSIATHQHDGQVSRLYGLAPVSKYFIKNQDGIGGSLAPLLDLFQDKVETNTWYHLKDAVLEGGLPFYRAYGMNAVEYIGKDDKFREIFKGSMKDFNPLVMKKILEKYKGFEGLKLLVDVGGGDGTILNMIISKYPTIKGVNFDLASVLEKSPSYPGIKHVAGDMFVNIPKGDAIFMKWIVHGWDDKYCLKILKNCHEALPDQGKVILVDMVIPEAPATTGADKSLFQLYLFLMNTNPDGKERTEREFESLAKEAGFSSIQVACCAYNFSVVELYKNM; from the exons ATGAGCTCCAAGGAAAGCCAGATTGGTGCATCCACCAATGAAGAGGACAGTCTTTCCCAGTATGCAATGCAACTAGCAACTGCATCAGTGTTGCCCATGGTATTGAAAGCAGCAGTAGAGCTTGGTGTGCTTGAGATTTTGGATAGAGCTGGTCCTGGAGCACTTCTTTCTACTTCCCAAATAGCATCTCAGCTCCCCACTCACAGCAATCAAGACAAGTCTTTGCTTCTTGATTGTATGCTCAAGCTTCTTGCTAGCCACGCTGTACTCACTTGCTCTATTGCCACCCATCAGCATGATGGCCAGGTTTCAAGGCTCTATGGTTTGGCACCTGTTTCCAAATACTTCATCAAAAACCAGGATGGAATTGGAGGATCACTTGCACCCTTGTTAGATTTGTTCCAGGACAAGGTCGAGACGAATACCTG GTACCATTTGAAAGATGCAGTTCTGGAAGGAGGACTTCCATTTTACAGGGCTTATGGAATGAATGCAGTTGAGTACATTGGGAAGGATGACAAATTCCGTGAAATTTTTAAGGGCTCAATGAAAGATTTTAACCCATTAGTTATGAAGAAGATTCTTGAGAAATACAAGGGTTTTGAAGGTCTGAAATTGCTGGTGGATGTAGGAGGTGGTGATGGCACCATCCTTAACATGATCATCTCCAAGTACCCTACCATTAAGGGTGTCAACTTTGACTTGGCCTCTGTTTTAGAAAAGTCACCCTCCTATCCTG GTATCAAGCACGTTGCAGGAGACATGTTTGTAAACATTCCAAAAGGAGATGCCATTTTCATGAAG TGGATAGTTCATGGTTGGGATGACAAATACTGCTTGAAGATACTAAAAAACTGCCATGAAGCACTACCAGACCAGGGGAAAGTGATACTAGTAGATATGGTGATTCCAGAAGCCCCTGCAACTACCGGTGCTGATAAAAGCTTGTTTCAGTTATATTTGTTCCTGATGAACACAAACCCGGATGGTAAAGAAAGGACAGAAAGAGAATTCGAAAGTTTGGCAAAAGAAGCAGGATTTTCCAGCATTCAAGTGGCATGTTGTGCTTATAATTTTTCCGTTGTGGAGTTGTACAAAAATATGTAA
- the LOC126713172 gene encoding protein DMR6-LIKE OXYGENASE 2-like translates to MAATTTTTTTTTATKVLLTDLASSVNHVPSNYIRPISDRPNLSDVQSSDASIPLIDLQGLHGPNHSNIIKQIAQACQQEGFFQIKNHGIPETLISTIMNIAREFFRLPESERMKSYSDDPTKTTRLSTSFNVKTEKVSNWRDFLRLHCYPLEDYVNEWPSNPPSFREDVAEYCTSVRGLVLRLLEAISESLGLERDCIEKALGKQGQHMALNYYPPCPQPELTYGLPGHTDPNLITILLQDDVPGLQVLRNGKWIAVNPIPNTFIVNIGDQMQVLSNDQYKSVLHRAVVNCNKERISIPTFYCPSNDALIGPAKDLIDDDHPAIYRNFTYAEYFERFWNRGLATECCLDMFKTSSA, encoded by the exons ATggcagccaccaccaccaccaccaccaccaccaccgccaccaagGTACTTCTAACCGACCTTGCTTCAAGTGTGAACCATGTTCCCTCAAACTACATTCGACCCATTTCCGACCGACCAAACCTCTCTGATGTTCAATCCTCAGATGCCTCCATTCCTCTTATTGATCTCCAAGGCTTACACGGCCCCAACCACTCCAACATTATCAAACAGATTGCCCAAGCTTGCCAACAAGAAGGTTTCTTTCAG ATTAAAAACCATGGAATACCAGAGACACTGATTAGTACAATTATGAACATAGCAAGAGAATTTTTCCGATTGCcagagagtgagagaatgaaGAGTTACTCAGATGACCCAACAAAAACCACCAGGCTTTCTACTAGTTTCAATGTAAAGACTGAGAAGGTATCAAACTGGAGGGATTTTTTAAGACTCCATTGTTACCCTCTTGAGGACTACGTGAACGAATGGCCTTCGAATCCTCCTTCCTTTAG gGAGGATGTGGCTGAGTATTGCACCAGTGTTAGAGGATTAGTGCTAAGGTTGCTGGAGGCCATATCAGAGAGCCTGGGCCTAGAAAGAGACTGCATTGAAAAGGCTTTAGGCAAGCAAGGTCAACATATGGCATTGAATTATTATCCACCTTGTCCACAGCCAGAGCTTACTTATGGGTTGCCTGGTCATACTGATCCTAACTTAATCACAATTCTTCTTCAAGATGATGTGCCTGGATTGCAGGTCTTAAGAAATGGCAAATGGATTGCTGTCAATCCTATTCCCAATACCTTCATTGTCAACATTGGTGACCAAATGCAG GTACTTAGCAATGATCAATACAAAAGTGTGCTTCATCGAGCTGTTGTGAATTGCAACAAAGAGCGAATATCAATCCCAACATTCTACTGTCCATCAAATGATGCTCTAATAGGACCTGCTAAGGATCTTATTGATGATGATCATCCTGCAATCTATAGAAATTTTACATATGCAGAATACTTTGAGAGATTCTGGAACAGAGGACTTGCAACTGAATGTTGTTTAGACATGTTCAAAACATCTAGTGCTTAA
- the LOC126713173 gene encoding metal tolerance protein 1-like isoform X1 → MIHDAMEVQNSEHGHIIEVCGDVQAAATSFTGSKICGEAPCGFSDAKASSKDAKERSASMRKLLIAVVLCIIFMSVEVVGGIKANSLAILTDAAHLLSDVAAFAISLFSLWASGWEATPRQSYGFFRIEILGALVSIQMIWLLAGILVYEAIARIINDTGEVQGFLMFVVSAFGLVVNIAMALLLGHDHGHGHGHGHDHGHGGHVHGHGDHGHSHGGHDELHNHGLTVTTHHRHHHHNHHDEGDSEHHDHHDEGHSINDHEHHHDHKADHAEPLLKKCCEGEKKPKDEAKQKKQRNINVQGAYLHVLGDSIQSVGVMIGGAIIWYKPEWKIIDLICTLVFSAIVLVTTIRMLRNILEVLMESTPREIDATKLEKGLCEMDEVVAIHELHIWAITVGKVLLACHVIIKPDADADMVLDKVIDYIRREYKISHVTIQIERQ, encoded by the coding sequence ATGGAAGTGCAAAATTCTGAACATGGTCATATAATTGAAGTGTGTGGAGATGTGCAAGCTGCAGCAACGAGTTTCACAGGGAGTAAGATTTGTGGGGAAGCACCATGTGGATTTTCAGATGCTAAAGCCAGTTCCAAAGATGCCAAGGAACGGTCAGCATCTATGCGGAAACTTTTGATTGCTGTTGTACTGTGTATCATTTTCATGAGTGTGGAAGTCGTTGGAGGTATTAAAGCCAACAGTCTTGCAATTTTGACTGATGCAGCTCATCTATTGTCCGATGTTGCTGCATTTGCAATTTCTTTATTCTCACTTTGGGCATCAGGATGGGAGGCAACACCACGTCAGTCATACGGTTTCTTCAGAATTGAAATATTGGGTGCTCTTGTTTCCATACAGATGATATGGCTTCTTGCTGGGATCCTTGTTTATGAAGCTATTGCTAGAATTATCAATGATACTGGTGAAGTTCAGGGCTTTCTCATGTTTGTAGTTTCTGCATTTGGTTTAGTGGTTAATATTGCCATGGCTCTCTTGTTGGGACACGATCATGGTCATGGTCATGGCCATGGACATGATCATGGACATGGTGGACATGTTCATGGCCATGGTGATCATGGTCATAGCCATGGTGGTCATGATGAATTGCATAACCATGGTTTAACTGTTACCACCCATCATCGCCATCATCATCACAATCATCATGATGAGGGGGACTCTGAACATCATGATCATCATGACGAGGGGCACTCCATAAATGACCATGAACACCATCATGATCACAAAGCTGATCACGCCGAGCCTCTACTGAAGAAATGCTGTGAAGGTGAAAAGAAGCCAAAGGATGAAGCTAAACAGAAGAAGCAACGGAATATTAACGTACAGGGGGCTTATCTTCATGTACTTGGGGATTCCATTCAGAGTGTTGGGGTGATGATTGGTGGGGCAATTATATGGTATAAGCCTGAATGGAAGATTATTGATCTGATATGTACCCTTGTATTCTCTGCAATTGTGTTGGTCACAACAATCAGGATGCTGCGGAACATTCTGGAGGTTTTGATGGAGAGCACACCCAGAGAAATAGATGCCACAAAGCTTGAGAAAGGTCTCTGTGAGATGGATGAGGTAGTTGCTATCCATGAGCTGCACATTTGGGCCATAACCGTAGGGAAAGTCTTATTGGCTTGCCATGTTATAATTAAGCCCGATGCTGATGCTGATATGGTACTGGACAAAGTTATAGACTATATCAGGAGAGAGTACAAGATCAGTCACGTGACTATTCAGATAGAACGCCAGTAG
- the LOC126713173 gene encoding metal tolerance protein 1-like isoform X2, which translates to MEVQNSEHGHIIEVCGDVQAAATSFTGSKICGEAPCGFSDAKASSKDAKERSASMRKLLIAVVLCIIFMSVEVVGGIKANSLAILTDAAHLLSDVAAFAISLFSLWASGWEATPRQSYGFFRIEILGALVSIQMIWLLAGILVYEAIARIINDTGEVQGFLMFVVSAFGLVVNIAMALLLGHDHGHGHGHGHDHGHGGHVHGHGDHGHSHGGHDELHNHGLTVTTHHRHHHHNHHDEGDSEHHDHHDEGHSINDHEHHHDHKADHAEPLLKKCCEGEKKPKDEAKQKKQRNINVQGAYLHVLGDSIQSVGVMIGGAIIWYKPEWKIIDLICTLVFSAIVLVTTIRMLRNILEVLMESTPREIDATKLEKGLCEMDEVVAIHELHIWAITVGKVLLACHVIIKPDADADMVLDKVIDYIRREYKISHVTIQIERQ; encoded by the coding sequence ATGGAAGTGCAAAATTCTGAACATGGTCATATAATTGAAGTGTGTGGAGATGTGCAAGCTGCAGCAACGAGTTTCACAGGGAGTAAGATTTGTGGGGAAGCACCATGTGGATTTTCAGATGCTAAAGCCAGTTCCAAAGATGCCAAGGAACGGTCAGCATCTATGCGGAAACTTTTGATTGCTGTTGTACTGTGTATCATTTTCATGAGTGTGGAAGTCGTTGGAGGTATTAAAGCCAACAGTCTTGCAATTTTGACTGATGCAGCTCATCTATTGTCCGATGTTGCTGCATTTGCAATTTCTTTATTCTCACTTTGGGCATCAGGATGGGAGGCAACACCACGTCAGTCATACGGTTTCTTCAGAATTGAAATATTGGGTGCTCTTGTTTCCATACAGATGATATGGCTTCTTGCTGGGATCCTTGTTTATGAAGCTATTGCTAGAATTATCAATGATACTGGTGAAGTTCAGGGCTTTCTCATGTTTGTAGTTTCTGCATTTGGTTTAGTGGTTAATATTGCCATGGCTCTCTTGTTGGGACACGATCATGGTCATGGTCATGGCCATGGACATGATCATGGACATGGTGGACATGTTCATGGCCATGGTGATCATGGTCATAGCCATGGTGGTCATGATGAATTGCATAACCATGGTTTAACTGTTACCACCCATCATCGCCATCATCATCACAATCATCATGATGAGGGGGACTCTGAACATCATGATCATCATGACGAGGGGCACTCCATAAATGACCATGAACACCATCATGATCACAAAGCTGATCACGCCGAGCCTCTACTGAAGAAATGCTGTGAAGGTGAAAAGAAGCCAAAGGATGAAGCTAAACAGAAGAAGCAACGGAATATTAACGTACAGGGGGCTTATCTTCATGTACTTGGGGATTCCATTCAGAGTGTTGGGGTGATGATTGGTGGGGCAATTATATGGTATAAGCCTGAATGGAAGATTATTGATCTGATATGTACCCTTGTATTCTCTGCAATTGTGTTGGTCACAACAATCAGGATGCTGCGGAACATTCTGGAGGTTTTGATGGAGAGCACACCCAGAGAAATAGATGCCACAAAGCTTGAGAAAGGTCTCTGTGAGATGGATGAGGTAGTTGCTATCCATGAGCTGCACATTTGGGCCATAACCGTAGGGAAAGTCTTATTGGCTTGCCATGTTATAATTAAGCCCGATGCTGATGCTGATATGGTACTGGACAAAGTTATAGACTATATCAGGAGAGAGTACAAGATCAGTCACGTGACTATTCAGATAGAACGCCAGTAG